In the genome of Danio rerio strain Tuebingen ecotype United States chromosome 23, GRCz12tu, whole genome shotgun sequence, one region contains:
- the si:ch211-207e14.4 gene encoding interleukin-17 receptor D isoform X3: MLQVLGGSQVLCQLFLLGSNLSLTPADAQKVYYSDPFTRLFLDSEYVVTVMALPVPEKWNQFYQKKQFFTHTCPEKNGLEKCKNDWHPTYVEVHQEKRDVYVTFNLAPENFGVHQYFSSCFGGGRRNYTSIKPDLLLNKTHHTYRLPNLQAGTNYSCEIAADVVDAVRKTFLVVVNHSSEEPPASQLTDRPSLMVLLSVGVLLAATAVLAFTIFYKKRIKKKEAKLRPEIAEQYYNKKTESEGQCVLLDKSMRPPRLLICYSSNDGPAHVRVVLQLAAFLQRHMATQVHLDLWEALGIMEEGLMGWHCRIMKECDFVLVICSRGLLQNQINQSEDEEPLENTTLAVVSMIGEQLCYAKALGHDLSKYMVAIFEYSQESDIPAALSLASRYTLTKDFPLLFSHLHGLALQKPGAYLQVENISERGYYKLPTGATLQLAIQEAKAQFSEEEHGGNPIIS, from the exons ATGCTACAGGTTCTTGGTGGATCTCAAGTATTATGTCAGCTTTTTCTCCTGGGCAGCAATTTATCTCTCACCCCTGCTGATGCACAGAAG GTTTATTATTCGGATCCCTTCACGCGTCTGTTCTTGGATAGCGAGTATGTTGTGACTGTCATGGCGTTGCCCGTTCCCGAAAAGTGGAACCAGTTCTATCAGAAGAAACAATTCTTCACCCACA CATGTCCTGAAAAAAATGGACTTGAAAAATGTAAGAATG ACTGGCATCCCACATATGTTGAGGTCCACCAGGAGAAAAGGGATGTTTATGTGACCTTTAACCTTGCCCCTGAGAACTTTGGAGTTCATCAGTATTTTTCATCATGTTTTGGGGGCGGACGACGGAATTACACGAGCATTAAACCA GATTTATTGCTTAACAAGACACACCACACATACCGTTTGCCGAATCTCCAAGCAGGTACAAACTACTCCTGCGAG ATCGCTGCTGATGTTGTGGATGCTGTCAGAAAAACATTTCTGGTTGTAGTGAATCATAGCTCTGAAG AGCCGCCGGCTTCACAGTTGACCGACAGGCCTTCATTGATGGTGCTGCTGTCTGTAGGAGTCCTGCTGGCTGCAACCGCAGTGCTCGCCTTCACCATTTTctacaagaaaagaataaaaaagaaagaagccaAATTAAGACCAG AGATTGCAGAACAGTACTATAACAAAAAAACTGAAAGTGAAGGACAATGTGTTTTGTTGGACAAAAGCATGCGCCCCCCTCGCCTCCTGATCTGCTACTCTAGCAACGATGGTCCTGCACATGTCAGGGTCGTGCTGCAGCTGGCTGCTTTTCTGCAAAGGCACATGGCCACTCAA GTGCATTTGGACCTGTGGGAGGCCCTGGGCATTATGGAGGAGGGCCTTATGGGTTGGCATTGCAGGATAATGAAGGAGTGTGACTTTGTTCTGGTCATCTGCTCTCGAGGTCTCCTTCAGAACCAGATCAACCAGTCCGAGGATGAGGAACCATTGGAGAACACCACCTTAGCTGTGGTTTCTATGATCGGAGAACAGCTGTGCTATGCCAAAGCTCTGGGTCATGACCTTTCCAAATACATGGTGGCCATATTCGAGTACTCGCAAGAGTCTGATATCCCAGCAGCGCTGAGTCTGGCTTCAAGATACACCCTGACTAAAGACTTCCCTTTGCTCTTCTCTCATCTTCATGGATTGGCTTTGCAGAAGCCTGGAGCTTATCTGCAGGTGGAGAACATTTCAGAAAGGGGCTATTACAAACTGCCGACTGGAGCTACACTACAGCTGGCCATCCAGGAAGCCAAAGCACAGTTCTCTGAAGAGGAGCATGGAGGAAATCCAATCATTTCATAA
- the si:ch211-207e14.4 gene encoding interleukin-17 receptor D isoform X2, with product MKTTSVKCCVPWPCHSFLGQESPDVCQHYVHAPHNINIEFEHNEEPTYDTVTVSWNPSQYGIAFLRGFQVMLQVLGGSQVLCQLFLLGSNLSLTPADAQKVYYSDPFTRLFLDSEYVVTVMALPVPEKWNQFYQKKQFFTHTCPEKNGLEKCKNDWHPTYVEVHQEKRDVYVTFNLAPENFGVHQYFSSCFGGGRRNYTSIKPDLLLNKTHHTYRLPNLQAGTNYSCEIAADVVDAVRKTFLVVVNHSSEEPPASQLTDRPSLMVLLSVGVLLAATAVLAFTIFYKKRIKKKEAKLRPEIAEQYYNKKTESEGQCVLLDKSMRPPRLLICYSSNDGPAHVRVVLQLAAFLQRHMATQVHLDLWEALGIMEEGLMGWHCRIMKECDFVLVICSRGLLQNQINQSEDEEPLENTTLAVVSMIGEQLCYAKALGHDLSKYMVAIFEYSQESDIPAALSLASRYTLTKDFPLLFSHLHGLALQKPGAYLQVENISERGYYKLPTGATLQLAIQEAKAQFSEEEHGGNPIIS from the exons atgaagacaACATCAGTAAAAT GTTGTGTGCCTTGGCCTTGTCACTCCTTTCTAGGGCAGGAATCTCCAGACGTCTGCCAGCATTATGTTCATGCACCTCACAATATTAACATTGAGTTTGAACACAATGAAGAACCAACGTATGATACGGTTACGGTGTCATGGAACCCCAGCCAATACG GAATTGCGTTCTTGCGTGGATTTCAAGTAATGCTACAGGTTCTTGGTGGATCTCAAGTATTATGTCAGCTTTTTCTCCTGGGCAGCAATTTATCTCTCACCCCTGCTGATGCACAGAAG GTTTATTATTCGGATCCCTTCACGCGTCTGTTCTTGGATAGCGAGTATGTTGTGACTGTCATGGCGTTGCCCGTTCCCGAAAAGTGGAACCAGTTCTATCAGAAGAAACAATTCTTCACCCACA CATGTCCTGAAAAAAATGGACTTGAAAAATGTAAGAATG ACTGGCATCCCACATATGTTGAGGTCCACCAGGAGAAAAGGGATGTTTATGTGACCTTTAACCTTGCCCCTGAGAACTTTGGAGTTCATCAGTATTTTTCATCATGTTTTGGGGGCGGACGACGGAATTACACGAGCATTAAACCA GATTTATTGCTTAACAAGACACACCACACATACCGTTTGCCGAATCTCCAAGCAGGTACAAACTACTCCTGCGAG ATCGCTGCTGATGTTGTGGATGCTGTCAGAAAAACATTTCTGGTTGTAGTGAATCATAGCTCTGAAG AGCCGCCGGCTTCACAGTTGACCGACAGGCCTTCATTGATGGTGCTGCTGTCTGTAGGAGTCCTGCTGGCTGCAACCGCAGTGCTCGCCTTCACCATTTTctacaagaaaagaataaaaaagaaagaagccaAATTAAGACCAG AGATTGCAGAACAGTACTATAACAAAAAAACTGAAAGTGAAGGACAATGTGTTTTGTTGGACAAAAGCATGCGCCCCCCTCGCCTCCTGATCTGCTACTCTAGCAACGATGGTCCTGCACATGTCAGGGTCGTGCTGCAGCTGGCTGCTTTTCTGCAAAGGCACATGGCCACTCAA GTGCATTTGGACCTGTGGGAGGCCCTGGGCATTATGGAGGAGGGCCTTATGGGTTGGCATTGCAGGATAATGAAGGAGTGTGACTTTGTTCTGGTCATCTGCTCTCGAGGTCTCCTTCAGAACCAGATCAACCAGTCCGAGGATGAGGAACCATTGGAGAACACCACCTTAGCTGTGGTTTCTATGATCGGAGAACAGCTGTGCTATGCCAAAGCTCTGGGTCATGACCTTTCCAAATACATGGTGGCCATATTCGAGTACTCGCAAGAGTCTGATATCCCAGCAGCGCTGAGTCTGGCTTCAAGATACACCCTGACTAAAGACTTCCCTTTGCTCTTCTCTCATCTTCATGGATTGGCTTTGCAGAAGCCTGGAGCTTATCTGCAGGTGGAGAACATTTCAGAAAGGGGCTATTACAAACTGCCGACTGGAGCTACACTACAGCTGGCCATCCAGGAAGCCAAAGCACAGTTCTCTGAAGAGGAGCATGGAGGAAATCCAATCATTTCATAA
- the si:ch211-207e14.4 gene encoding interleukin-17 receptor D isoform X1 — protein sequence MMWPPTLTLDLLLLVSLLIHTHGDQTSYRPQSCTLECIRRGDPNCEYCRITADDEQVSTIVPFSSPFGSCVPWPCHSFLGQESPDVCQHYVHAPHNINIEFEHNEEPTYDTVTVSWNPSQYGIAFLRGFQVMLQVLGGSQVLCQLFLLGSNLSLTPADAQKVYYSDPFTRLFLDSEYVVTVMALPVPEKWNQFYQKKQFFTHTCPEKNGLEKCKNDWHPTYVEVHQEKRDVYVTFNLAPENFGVHQYFSSCFGGGRRNYTSIKPDLLLNKTHHTYRLPNLQAGTNYSCEIAADVVDAVRKTFLVVVNHSSEEPPASQLTDRPSLMVLLSVGVLLAATAVLAFTIFYKKRIKKKEAKLRPEIAEQYYNKKTESEGQCVLLDKSMRPPRLLICYSSNDGPAHVRVVLQLAAFLQRHMATQVHLDLWEALGIMEEGLMGWHCRIMKECDFVLVICSRGLLQNQINQSEDEEPLENTTLAVVSMIGEQLCYAKALGHDLSKYMVAIFEYSQESDIPAALSLASRYTLTKDFPLLFSHLHGLALQKPGAYLQVENISERGYYKLPTGATLQLAIQEAKAQFSEEEHGGNPIIS from the exons GGAGACCCAAATTGTGAATACTGTAGAATCACAGCAGACGATGAGCAGGTTTCTACCATTGTTCCTTTTTCCAGTCCTTTTGGAA GTTGTGTGCCTTGGCCTTGTCACTCCTTTCTAGGGCAGGAATCTCCAGACGTCTGCCAGCATTATGTTCATGCACCTCACAATATTAACATTGAGTTTGAACACAATGAAGAACCAACGTATGATACGGTTACGGTGTCATGGAACCCCAGCCAATACG GAATTGCGTTCTTGCGTGGATTTCAAGTAATGCTACAGGTTCTTGGTGGATCTCAAGTATTATGTCAGCTTTTTCTCCTGGGCAGCAATTTATCTCTCACCCCTGCTGATGCACAGAAG GTTTATTATTCGGATCCCTTCACGCGTCTGTTCTTGGATAGCGAGTATGTTGTGACTGTCATGGCGTTGCCCGTTCCCGAAAAGTGGAACCAGTTCTATCAGAAGAAACAATTCTTCACCCACA CATGTCCTGAAAAAAATGGACTTGAAAAATGTAAGAATG ACTGGCATCCCACATATGTTGAGGTCCACCAGGAGAAAAGGGATGTTTATGTGACCTTTAACCTTGCCCCTGAGAACTTTGGAGTTCATCAGTATTTTTCATCATGTTTTGGGGGCGGACGACGGAATTACACGAGCATTAAACCA GATTTATTGCTTAACAAGACACACCACACATACCGTTTGCCGAATCTCCAAGCAGGTACAAACTACTCCTGCGAG ATCGCTGCTGATGTTGTGGATGCTGTCAGAAAAACATTTCTGGTTGTAGTGAATCATAGCTCTGAAG AGCCGCCGGCTTCACAGTTGACCGACAGGCCTTCATTGATGGTGCTGCTGTCTGTAGGAGTCCTGCTGGCTGCAACCGCAGTGCTCGCCTTCACCATTTTctacaagaaaagaataaaaaagaaagaagccaAATTAAGACCAG AGATTGCAGAACAGTACTATAACAAAAAAACTGAAAGTGAAGGACAATGTGTTTTGTTGGACAAAAGCATGCGCCCCCCTCGCCTCCTGATCTGCTACTCTAGCAACGATGGTCCTGCACATGTCAGGGTCGTGCTGCAGCTGGCTGCTTTTCTGCAAAGGCACATGGCCACTCAA GTGCATTTGGACCTGTGGGAGGCCCTGGGCATTATGGAGGAGGGCCTTATGGGTTGGCATTGCAGGATAATGAAGGAGTGTGACTTTGTTCTGGTCATCTGCTCTCGAGGTCTCCTTCAGAACCAGATCAACCAGTCCGAGGATGAGGAACCATTGGAGAACACCACCTTAGCTGTGGTTTCTATGATCGGAGAACAGCTGTGCTATGCCAAAGCTCTGGGTCATGACCTTTCCAAATACATGGTGGCCATATTCGAGTACTCGCAAGAGTCTGATATCCCAGCAGCGCTGAGTCTGGCTTCAAGATACACCCTGACTAAAGACTTCCCTTTGCTCTTCTCTCATCTTCATGGATTGGCTTTGCAGAAGCCTGGAGCTTATCTGCAGGTGGAGAACATTTCAGAAAGGGGCTATTACAAACTGCCGACTGGAGCTACACTACAGCTGGCCATCCAGGAAGCCAAAGCACAGTTCTCTGAAGAGGAGCATGGAGGAAATCCAATCATTTCATAA